A region from the Candidatus Electrothrix scaldis genome encodes:
- a CDS encoding class I SAM-dependent methyltransferase — protein MVSNDKKGYYFIDVPSCNMCHQKSSGNEIIGLRLNQSQGLRPLNKTGISTTIIKCSQCGLIYPNPLPIPLDIEDHYGLPPEEYWIHDEFKVDPSYFLDELAQAKELLDYQSGMKALDIGAGLGKCMLAMSYAGFDVEGFEPSRLFRDKALENNTELSPEKLKLGTIEELDYPPNYFNFITFGAVLEHLYDPDKALHKALHWLKEDGVIHIEVPSSDWLIAKLINLAYRLTGSNFVTNLSPMHSPFHLYEFSLKSFKENGKKNGYNLAHYQYYVCRQPYMPKFIQPLLAWYMKKYNRGMQLKVWLRKNT, from the coding sequence ATGGTTAGCAATGATAAGAAAGGATATTATTTTATTGATGTCCCTAGCTGTAATATGTGCCATCAAAAATCCTCTGGCAATGAAATTATTGGATTACGTCTCAATCAATCACAAGGATTAAGACCGCTTAATAAAACGGGAATCTCTACTACAATTATTAAGTGCTCTCAGTGTGGACTTATCTATCCAAATCCTTTGCCTATTCCATTGGATATCGAAGACCATTATGGTCTTCCTCCCGAGGAATATTGGATTCATGATGAATTTAAAGTAGACCCATCATATTTTTTAGATGAGCTTGCTCAGGCAAAAGAACTGCTGGATTATCAATCAGGCATGAAGGCGTTGGATATTGGGGCTGGATTAGGTAAGTGCATGTTAGCCATGTCTTATGCAGGTTTTGATGTTGAGGGCTTTGAACCGTCAAGGTTGTTTCGTGATAAAGCCCTTGAGAATAATACAGAATTAAGCCCAGAGAAGTTAAAGTTGGGTACTATAGAAGAACTAGATTATCCTCCTAATTATTTTAATTTTATTACTTTTGGTGCTGTTCTGGAGCATTTGTATGATCCAGATAAGGCTCTTCACAAGGCATTACATTGGTTAAAAGAAGACGGAGTAATACATATAGAAGTTCCGTCTTCCGACTGGCTGATAGCTAAACTTATCAATTTGGCCTATCGGTTGACAGGCAGTAATTTTGTGACAAACTTATCACCAATGCATAGCCCATTTCATTTGTATGAATTCTCTTTAAAATCATTTAAGGAAAATGGAAAGAAAAATGGGTATAACCTTGCTCATTACCAATATTATGTTTGTAGACAACCATATATGCCGAAATTTATACAACCATTATTAGCTTGGTATATGAAAAAATATAATAGAGGTATGCAGCTTAAAGTTTGGTTGAGAAAAAACACTTGA
- a CDS encoding FkbM family methyltransferase, protein MEIPYLYRGLRKLGILNFINLTGSVKIESNSLRIPILGELGLDNLTFSEPWMSDLLSGVRLNQTGTFIDFGANIGQTLIKLKTTYPYMPYLGFEPNPTCVYYLDKLIKVNKWNGTTIFPVAISRESGLTELYQYNESDTDSSASIISNFRNSDSLYGTSYVPCYSFTDIERFVPQCISCIKIDVEGGELEILTGLQAILMTQRPYVLCEILPVYSTENSERLNRQNAIQRLLETLDYSIYRIKKDPEGQMLGLLSLNEFGIHSNLDWCEYLFSPNSLKNKQLPFSIEESLP, encoded by the coding sequence ATGGAAATTCCATATTTGTACCGTGGCTTGCGGAAGTTAGGAATACTAAATTTTATCAACCTTACTGGTTCCGTAAAAATTGAATCAAATTCTCTGCGAATACCTATTCTCGGCGAGTTAGGCTTAGATAATCTGACTTTTTCTGAACCTTGGATGAGCGATTTGTTAAGTGGAGTGCGTTTGAATCAAACAGGTACATTTATCGATTTTGGAGCCAACATCGGACAAACCTTAATCAAACTCAAAACCACTTACCCATACATGCCATACCTGGGCTTTGAACCGAATCCAACTTGTGTGTATTATCTAGACAAGTTAATTAAAGTTAATAAATGGAATGGTACGACAATTTTTCCGGTCGCGATCAGTAGAGAAAGCGGATTGACAGAGTTATATCAATATAATGAATCCGACACGGACTCATCTGCATCCATCATTTCAAATTTTCGAAACTCAGACTCTTTGTATGGAACTAGCTATGTTCCATGTTATTCCTTCACAGATATTGAACGCTTTGTGCCGCAATGTATTAGTTGTATAAAAATCGATGTAGAGGGTGGAGAGCTAGAAATACTCACAGGATTGCAAGCGATTCTTATGACTCAGAGACCTTATGTGTTGTGCGAGATACTTCCAGTTTATAGCACAGAAAACAGTGAACGGCTAAATAGACAAAACGCCATTCAGAGGTTATTAGAAACACTTGATTACAGTATTTATCGAATTAAAAAAGATCCAGAAGGGCAGATGTTGGGCTTACTCTCGCTGAACGAATTTGGAATTCATTCGAATTTAGATTGGTGTGAGTACCTTTTTTCTCCTAATTCACTGAAAAACAAACAACTTCCATTCAGTATAGAAGAATCCTTGCCCTAG
- a CDS encoding polysaccharide biosynthesis protein, which translates to MNLKRILITGGTGTVGKALVAQLLSRYPNLGKIVIYSRDEQKHFSMATQFSPEKYPVQFMLGDVRDRERIMMACRGIDAVIHIAAMKHVPVSEHNPIECAKTNILGTQNVIDAAVLNGVERVIALSSDKAVSPINAYGASKLYLERLVLDADRKYEAKFSIVRYANVFGSKGSVVPFFFEQKKHGFLPITHPEMTRFSITMQESLELILFAIENGWGGEIIVPISPSYRILDVAEAVAPGIEKRIVGIRPGEKLHETMIGRYESTQTVRLDNKYILSSNTSGWDVEQYCLETGAVRVEGEFEYESIGNDEWLSVEQIRRFISGVYQEQPFGIL; encoded by the coding sequence ATGAATTTGAAACGAATACTCATTACTGGCGGCACCGGCACAGTCGGTAAAGCTCTTGTTGCTCAGTTATTGAGTAGATATCCAAATCTCGGAAAAATAGTTATTTATTCCCGTGATGAGCAAAAACACTTCTCAATGGCTACGCAGTTTTCACCAGAGAAATACCCTGTACAATTTATGCTGGGTGATGTGAGGGACAGAGAGCGCATCATGATGGCATGCAGGGGGATCGATGCCGTTATTCATATAGCGGCCATGAAGCATGTTCCTGTCTCTGAGCATAATCCTATCGAGTGCGCCAAAACAAATATTCTTGGGACGCAAAATGTGATTGATGCTGCCGTATTAAACGGGGTAGAACGAGTGATTGCTCTTTCTTCAGATAAGGCTGTCTCTCCTATTAATGCCTACGGCGCGTCTAAGCTTTATCTTGAACGGCTTGTGCTGGATGCAGACCGAAAATATGAAGCAAAGTTTTCAATTGTGCGCTATGCCAATGTATTTGGCAGCAAGGGGTCTGTGGTTCCGTTTTTTTTCGAACAAAAAAAACATGGATTCCTTCCTATTACTCACCCCGAAATGACCCGGTTCAGCATCACCATGCAAGAAAGTCTTGAATTGATCTTATTTGCTATAGAGAATGGATGGGGAGGAGAGATTATTGTTCCTATATCGCCTTCTTATCGTATTCTTGACGTGGCTGAGGCTGTTGCACCTGGAATAGAGAAACGGATTGTCGGAATTCGACCTGGAGAAAAGCTGCATGAAACCATGATAGGGCGTTATGAATCAACACAGACTGTTCGTTTGGATAATAAATATATTTTGAGCTCTAATACTAGCGGATGGGATGTTGAACAGTACTGTTTGGAGACCGGAGCGGTACGAGTTGAGGGCGAGTTTGAGTACGAATCAATCGGCAATGATGAGTGGTTGTCTGTAGAACAGATTCGAAGATTTATATCAGGTGTTTATCAGGAACAACCTTTTGGAATATTATGA
- a CDS encoding N-acetyl sugar amidotransferase has translation MWSQRVYQQCTYCVMDTTDPEIVFDEKGQCHHCRSYQQKVHKLTYQGKASDHDFKLLTEQVKIDGKTASYDCVIGVSGGVDSSYTCYLAKRLGLRPLAVHMDNGWNSREAVKNIKTICNSLEIDYVSHVLNWEEFKDLQLAFLKASIVEMEIPTDVAIQYALHKVAAENGVKYILSGGNMAGEAILPRTWFYYPKDSKLLKSIHRKYGTKKISTYPTFDYLDEIYYKFIKGIRILYPLNYVPYSKPDAMKTLEEKLGWVKYGGVHHESMFTRIVLSYLQPTKFQVDYRKCTLSAQICNGIISRKEALAQLENLSYDPDKIQEEKAYVAKKFGLSLAEFEKILSLPPKSYRDYPNNEKLLDFLYSTYRRFWGDERSYHNAGYDSSS, from the coding sequence ATGTGGAGCCAGCGAGTTTATCAGCAGTGTACTTATTGCGTTATGGACACAACTGATCCAGAAATTGTTTTTGATGAAAAAGGGCAATGTCATCATTGTCGTTCTTATCAGCAAAAAGTTCACAAGCTGACCTATCAGGGGAAAGCTTCGGACCATGATTTTAAGCTGCTAACTGAGCAGGTTAAAATAGATGGTAAAACGGCTTCTTATGATTGTGTTATTGGGGTAAGTGGGGGAGTTGATAGTTCCTACACATGTTATCTTGCAAAAAGACTTGGTTTACGTCCCTTGGCTGTCCATATGGATAATGGCTGGAATTCAAGGGAAGCAGTTAAAAATATAAAAACCATATGTAACAGTTTAGAAATAGATTATGTGAGCCATGTTCTTAACTGGGAGGAGTTTAAAGATCTTCAGCTTGCTTTTTTAAAAGCATCAATCGTAGAAATGGAAATTCCGACCGATGTGGCCATCCAGTATGCTTTGCATAAGGTGGCAGCTGAGAATGGAGTCAAGTATATTTTGAGTGGAGGGAATATGGCGGGTGAGGCTATCCTGCCGAGAACTTGGTTTTACTATCCAAAGGATTCAAAACTGTTGAAGTCTATTCATCGTAAGTATGGTACAAAAAAAATATCTACATATCCAACATTTGATTATTTGGACGAAATTTACTACAAATTTATAAAGGGCATCAGGATACTCTATCCGTTAAATTACGTACCATATTCCAAGCCCGATGCGATGAAAACGCTCGAAGAAAAGCTTGGATGGGTTAAGTACGGAGGAGTACATCATGAGTCTATGTTCACAAGAATCGTTCTAAGTTACTTGCAGCCCACTAAATTCCAGGTTGATTATCGAAAGTGTACGCTTTCAGCGCAAATTTGTAACGGAATAATAAGTCGAAAGGAAGCACTTGCCCAACTGGAAAACTTGTCATATGATCCTGATAAGATTCAGGAGGAAAAAGCCTACGTTGCTAAGAAATTTGGCTTGAGTTTAGCGGAGTTTGAGAAAATATTATCATTACCGCCCAAGTCTTATCGGGATTACCCGAATAATGAAAAGCTCCTGGATTTTCTTTACAGTACGTATCGTCGTTTTTGGGGGGATGAGCGGTCGTATCATAATGCTGGCTACGATTCTTCGTCATAG
- a CDS encoding glycosyltransferase translates to MLKILGLSLYGPLAASTRYRLEQYIPGLSECGIDLQVHHLLGDEYLRSRFQGKKIPLATVIQAGCKRLSHIFRRHQFDAYIVHCELFPLIPGWLERLLLVKPYIYDFDDAFYLKYRIGNLRALRPLLGNKFNTVIAGAAAVTAGNRGLNTYAQQINTNSHVLPTVVDVQRYHNVKKSEGAAFTVGWIGSPSTSKYLPELVRPLSVLGSEGPVRLIVVGGIAPKIENIEVIQVEWEEEKEIAYINSFDVGLMPLADDEWARGKCAFKLIQYMACGVPVIASRVGANIDVVQSDNGVLVRTEDEWIKALRKMRNQPLMRQQMGRAGRRRIEDKYSLQRNVPLLAGIINNVIDRQMHGA, encoded by the coding sequence ATGCTCAAAATACTTGGACTGTCCCTTTACGGCCCGTTAGCCGCAAGTACACGATATCGGCTTGAACAATATATCCCCGGCTTATCCGAATGCGGCATTGATCTTCAGGTTCATCATTTACTTGGTGACGAATACCTACGCTCTCGTTTTCAAGGTAAAAAAATACCTCTAGCAACTGTGATTCAAGCCGGATGTAAACGATTGTCTCACATATTTCGCCGACATCAATTTGATGCGTATATAGTGCATTGTGAACTTTTTCCTCTAATTCCAGGTTGGTTAGAGCGATTGCTGCTGGTAAAACCATATATCTATGATTTCGATGATGCATTTTATCTGAAATATAGAATAGGCAATTTAAGGGCGTTACGTCCATTGCTTGGCAATAAATTTAATACGGTTATAGCAGGAGCAGCAGCAGTAACGGCAGGTAACAGAGGTTTAAATACATATGCCCAACAGATAAACACCAATTCGCATGTATTACCAACAGTTGTTGATGTTCAAAGATATCATAATGTTAAGAAGAGTGAAGGTGCAGCTTTCACAGTTGGCTGGATAGGGTCTCCATCTACATCAAAATACCTTCCTGAGCTTGTGCGCCCGCTTTCTGTTTTAGGAAGTGAGGGGCCAGTTCGCCTTATTGTTGTCGGTGGTATTGCGCCGAAAATAGAAAATATTGAGGTGATTCAAGTAGAATGGGAGGAGGAAAAAGAGATTGCTTACATTAATAGCTTTGATGTGGGACTTATGCCTCTTGCGGACGACGAATGGGCTCGTGGGAAATGTGCTTTTAAATTAATCCAATACATGGCTTGCGGAGTGCCGGTTATAGCCTCCCGGGTAGGAGCAAATATTGATGTGGTGCAATCTGATAACGGAGTATTGGTGAGGACTGAAGATGAATGGATTAAGGCATTGCGAAAAATGCGAAATCAACCCCTAATGCGACAACAGATGGGGAGGGCGGGTCGTAGACGTATTGAAGATAAATATTCGCTACAGCGTAATGTACCATTGTTAGCTGGAATAATTAACAATGTAATTGATAGGCAGATGCATGGTGCGTAA
- a CDS encoding glycosyltransferase family 2 protein → MTANIKVSVIIPVYNAQEYIYKCVHSVLRQPYVYEVILVEDGSSDRSRDFCQQLETTYDKVSLYLHSEGENCGAGRSRNLGISKATGELISFLDADDFFLEDRFVKTVDLFLRYQDIDGVYEVVGVRYDNEGAKQKHLMRMSNAKRNISNKSLPIGYTGIEFETSSNHLFLHLLKTDRGWIHLNGLTVRRNSLLNFPLFNDNCVGEDSEFINRLACEKKLIGIVSKSPVSIRRVHNTNRILNQSIVAAKPNTVVDWEYWIKYALCKSLNRNVYLYLLLRAADATTKGKKIINILRVLANYPELLYKVLRNG, encoded by the coding sequence ATGACAGCTAACATAAAAGTATCGGTGATTATTCCTGTTTACAATGCACAAGAGTACATATATAAGTGCGTGCATTCAGTACTAAGGCAACCTTATGTATACGAGGTGATTTTAGTTGAAGATGGTTCTTCAGATAGATCCCGAGACTTTTGTCAGCAGCTAGAGACAACATATGATAAGGTTTCATTATATTTGCATAGTGAGGGAGAAAATTGCGGCGCTGGGAGATCTAGGAATTTAGGAATAAGCAAAGCAACCGGGGAGTTGATTTCTTTTTTAGATGCCGATGATTTTTTTTTAGAAGATAGGTTTGTAAAAACTGTTGATCTTTTTCTTAGGTATCAAGATATTGACGGAGTGTATGAGGTGGTTGGTGTAAGATATGATAATGAGGGTGCAAAGCAAAAACATCTCATGCGTATGAGCAATGCGAAGAGAAATATATCAAACAAATCTTTACCAATAGGTTATACAGGAATTGAGTTTGAAACGTCTTCAAATCACTTATTCTTACATTTGTTGAAGACAGATAGAGGCTGGATACATTTGAATGGGCTTACAGTGAGAAGAAACTCATTGTTAAATTTCCCTCTTTTTAATGATAATTGTGTAGGTGAGGATTCTGAATTTATTAATAGACTAGCATGTGAAAAAAAACTTATCGGGATAGTCTCAAAGTCACCGGTTTCGATCAGAAGAGTGCATAACACAAATCGGATTTTAAACCAGTCTATTGTTGCTGCTAAGCCTAACACTGTTGTTGACTGGGAATATTGGATAAAGTATGCGCTCTGCAAATCCTTAAACAGAAATGTTTATTTATATTTATTGCTTCGTGCAGCTGATGCAACTACTAAAGGAAAAAAAATTATAAATATTTTAAGGGTACTGGCTAACTATCCTGAATTGCTTTATAAAGTGTTGAGGAATGGTTAG
- a CDS encoding AglZ/HisF2 family acetamidino modification protein, giving the protein MFRPRVIPVLLLKGQSLVKTISFKNERYIGDPINAVKIFNDLEADELVFLDILATKERRTVSLQFVQDVGAEANMPFAVGGGIRTLEDVRKIISAGAEKVVINSFAVEFPEFIQQASRNFGSSTITVCMDVKNALFKGPRIWKFSGNRSSRYSPIDFARIMEDKGAGELILQSITNDGQMQGYDIPLIKEISEAVSIPVVALGGAGTLEHFKHAYTEGFASAVGAGSFFVYQGSKRGVLINYPQRSEIINCFQ; this is encoded by the coding sequence ATGTTCAGACCGAGAGTTATTCCAGTTTTGCTTCTAAAGGGGCAAAGTTTAGTTAAAACGATCTCCTTTAAAAATGAGCGTTATATTGGTGATCCGATTAATGCAGTAAAAATTTTTAATGATCTTGAGGCAGATGAACTTGTATTCCTTGATATACTTGCGACTAAAGAACGGAGGACTGTCTCTTTACAGTTTGTACAAGATGTTGGAGCAGAGGCCAATATGCCTTTTGCTGTTGGAGGAGGTATTCGAACTTTAGAAGATGTTAGAAAAATTATTTCTGCGGGTGCCGAAAAAGTTGTTATTAATAGTTTTGCCGTTGAATTTCCTGAGTTTATTCAGCAAGCATCTCGTAACTTTGGTTCTTCAACGATTACAGTTTGCATGGATGTAAAAAATGCGCTATTCAAGGGCCCAAGGATTTGGAAGTTTTCTGGAAACAGGTCATCAAGGTATAGCCCGATAGATTTCGCAAGGATAATGGAAGATAAAGGCGCAGGCGAGCTCATTCTTCAGTCCATTACTAACGACGGCCAGATGCAGGGCTACGACATTCCATTGATAAAAGAAATATCTGAGGCGGTTTCAATACCAGTCGTCGCACTGGGGGGTGCCGGAACCCTTGAGCATTTTAAGCATGCCTACACAGAAGGTTTTGCGAGTGCTGTCGGTGCCGGAAGCTTTTTTGTCTATCAAGGATCAAAACGAGGGGTATTAATTAATTACCCTCAACGTTCAGAAATTATAAATTGTTTTCAATAA
- a CDS encoding glycosyltransferase family 4 protein, whose product MKSILFVSIAFPPKFDAEGLQVAKYLKYLLREGGSHFDIDVVTSRMPTLNMSYDPSLESASIGIRQRIELPIFENKYSNFILRKLIPWVVQRPDSKFSFHHQAFRIPKLLSNAPDLIYSRSFPASSAVMACKLKKYYKTPWVMHLSDIWADCPEARYKGRSMIFNQSLEERCINTADALCVTSQKTLDFYIKKYKHLNGRVKFFPNVFDSEDIRPVLEKKAEHGRKLKIVHTGSMAGDRSPEPFLKAFSQLPPEQQKEIEVVFIGACDAKNKEIMDRYKCDSISYYGVVEYSDALEYQRSADVLLLIDMPVEQPELRVFFPSKILDYLIAKKPIMALVDKGSETEFVITSNQLGTCIERHHTENIKEHLLWLLASRGTAYFNEREILLEYEASYNARRLVNLFKELLTENSASS is encoded by the coding sequence ATGAAAAGCATCTTATTCGTTAGCATTGCTTTCCCCCCTAAATTTGATGCTGAGGGACTTCAAGTAGCAAAATATTTAAAGTATTTACTTCGTGAAGGAGGGAGTCATTTTGATATAGATGTTGTGACCTCCCGGATGCCCACTTTAAATATGTCCTATGACCCATCACTTGAATCTGCCTCAATCGGTATACGCCAGAGAATAGAGCTTCCAATTTTTGAGAATAAGTACAGTAATTTTATACTTAGAAAATTGATACCGTGGGTGGTTCAACGTCCTGATTCTAAATTCAGTTTCCACCATCAGGCATTCCGGATTCCCAAATTGCTATCTAATGCTCCTGATTTAATATATTCCAGATCGTTCCCGGCAAGTTCTGCTGTAATGGCGTGCAAGTTGAAAAAATATTATAAGACACCTTGGGTTATGCACCTGAGTGATATCTGGGCTGATTGTCCTGAAGCACGGTATAAAGGCCGATCCATGATATTTAATCAGAGTCTGGAAGAGAGATGTATTAATACTGCCGATGCACTTTGCGTTACCTCGCAAAAGACATTGGATTTTTATATAAAAAAATACAAACACTTAAATGGTCGTGTGAAGTTTTTTCCCAATGTGTTTGATTCTGAGGATATAAGACCTGTGCTTGAGAAGAAGGCAGAGCACGGCAGGAAGTTAAAAATTGTTCACACGGGAAGTATGGCTGGTGATAGATCGCCAGAGCCGTTTTTAAAGGCTTTTTCCCAGCTTCCTCCAGAGCAACAAAAGGAAATAGAGGTTGTTTTTATAGGAGCATGTGATGCAAAAAACAAAGAAATAATGGATCGTTACAAATGTGATTCTATATCTTATTATGGAGTTGTCGAATATTCCGACGCGTTGGAATATCAGCGTTCAGCAGATGTGTTGTTATTGATTGATATGCCGGTTGAACAGCCAGAACTGAGGGTTTTTTTCCCTTCAAAAATTTTGGACTATCTTATTGCAAAAAAACCTATTATGGCTCTTGTCGATAAAGGGAGTGAAACTGAATTTGTTATTACATCGAATCAACTGGGAACCTGTATTGAGCGCCATCATACAGAAAATATTAAAGAGCATTTGTTGTGGCTTTTGGCATCCAGAGGAACAGCTTATTTTAACGAAAGAGAAATACTGCTCGAGTATGAGGCCAGCTACAATGCAAGAAGATTAGTTAATCTTTTTAAAGAGCTGCTTACTGAGAACAGTGCTTCCTCCTAG
- the hisH gene encoding imidazole glycerol phosphate synthase subunit HisH, with protein sequence MSTSIIIVDYGMGNMHSVWKHLTSFGVECAVSAKPQEILKASKLILPGVGHFGQAMENLEQQGLVDVLNELVMHKKIPILGICLGMQLMADYSEEGNTDGLGWIFGKVRRLQVKDTLRFKVPHMGWNQIRKQKKSKLLEGISGTSEFYFLHSYHLMAEQNDVLSETSYSCEFTSAVERENIYGVQFHPEKSHSAGRILLNNFIKI encoded by the coding sequence ATGAGTACCTCCATAATAATAGTCGATTACGGAATGGGTAATATGCATTCTGTTTGGAAGCACCTCACTAGTTTTGGTGTCGAGTGCGCTGTTTCAGCGAAACCACAGGAAATTTTGAAAGCAAGCAAGCTGATTCTTCCAGGCGTTGGTCATTTTGGTCAAGCTATGGAAAATTTGGAGCAACAGGGCTTGGTAGATGTGTTGAATGAATTAGTTATGCATAAAAAAATACCAATTTTGGGTATTTGCTTAGGAATGCAACTTATGGCTGACTATAGTGAAGAGGGAAATACAGATGGCTTGGGATGGATTTTTGGTAAGGTTAGAAGGCTTCAAGTCAAAGACACGTTGCGTTTTAAAGTTCCGCATATGGGATGGAATCAGATTAGAAAACAAAAGAAAAGTAAATTGCTAGAGGGAATTTCTGGTACCTCAGAGTTTTATTTTCTCCATAGTTATCATTTAATGGCAGAGCAGAATGATGTACTTAGTGAAACATCATATTCATGTGAATTTACCTCTGCTGTTGAACGGGAAAATATTTACGGAGTGCAGTTTCATCCAGAAAAGAGTCATAGTGCAGGGAGGATACTCTTGAATAATTTTATTAAGATATAA
- the wecB gene encoding UDP-N-acetylglucosamine 2-epimerase (non-hydrolyzing) has product MRKEKVAIVLGTRPEAIKLIPLYKEFLKCNEYYPRLISTGQHKEMLKEVFDIFEVEPDIELDVMQDNQTLSELSSRLFASVGNFFCDDRYKAVFVQGDTTTALVAAIVGHYHKIPVAHVEAGLRTYNKWAPFPEESNRRMITSIADFHFTPTEAASKALAREGITTGVIKVGNTIVDSLLFILEKVKSKIDFYDKIYTDLTTDNKKIILVTGHRRESFGEGFEQICRAISRIAERHKDKLIVYPVHLNPNVRNIVYKLLNNYNNIKLINPVPYDQMVYLMQKSWIILTDSGGIQEEAPSLNKPTIVMRETTERREGIEAGCCVLGGVNAESIYAEFEGISNSSELYQRMADVNNPYGDGKSSARIVNFLESQLAIEK; this is encoded by the coding sequence ATGAGAAAAGAAAAAGTAGCTATCGTATTAGGTACACGACCTGAAGCTATAAAACTGATCCCTTTATACAAAGAATTTCTAAAGTGCAATGAGTATTATCCTAGACTTATCTCAACAGGTCAGCATAAGGAAATGCTAAAAGAAGTTTTTGATATTTTTGAGGTAGAACCTGATATTGAACTTGATGTTATGCAAGATAATCAGACGCTTTCAGAACTGTCGTCAAGGTTATTTGCAAGTGTGGGTAATTTTTTTTGTGATGACAGGTATAAGGCTGTTTTCGTTCAGGGTGATACTACAACTGCTCTTGTTGCTGCAATTGTTGGTCACTATCATAAGATCCCGGTTGCCCACGTCGAGGCTGGATTAAGAACCTACAATAAGTGGGCACCTTTTCCAGAAGAGAGTAATAGGCGCATGATAACTTCTATTGCTGATTTTCATTTTACTCCTACTGAAGCAGCATCAAAGGCTCTTGCGCGAGAGGGGATTACTACAGGAGTAATTAAAGTAGGAAATACCATTGTTGACAGCTTGCTATTTATACTGGAAAAAGTAAAAAGTAAAATTGATTTTTATGATAAAATATATACTGATTTAACTACTGATAATAAAAAAATAATTTTGGTGACGGGGCATAGGCGTGAGAGTTTTGGAGAAGGTTTTGAACAAATTTGCAGAGCGATTTCACGTATTGCTGAGCGCCATAAGGATAAACTAATTGTATACCCAGTTCACCTTAACCCAAATGTTAGAAATATAGTATATAAGCTGCTTAACAACTATAATAATATTAAACTGATTAACCCTGTTCCGTATGATCAGATGGTTTATTTAATGCAGAAATCATGGATTATTTTGACAGATTCAGGAGGAATTCAGGAGGAAGCTCCTTCATTGAACAAGCCTACTATTGTAATGCGGGAGACAACAGAGCGACGTGAAGGAATAGAGGCAGGCTGTTGTGTTTTAGGCGGTGTTAATGCGGAAAGTATTTATGCAGAATTTGAGGGCATTAGCAATTCATCAGAGTTGTATCAGCGCATGGCTGATGTAAACAATCCTTATGGCGACGGCAAGTCTTCCGCAAGAATTGTAAATTTTTTAGAAAGTCAGTTAGCTATTGAAAAATGA